The genomic interval TGCCCCTTCGAGGCGGTCCACCTTGGCGCTGAGCTCGCCCTTATAACCGGGCCGGATGTCTGCCTTGATGACCAGTGAGACACGGCTGCCAAATTTGCCCACGGCTTCGGTGGCGCGCTTTACGACGTCGAACACCTCGTCCCATTCGCCCTCGATGGTGGTGAACATTGAGTCCGTCTGGTTGGGCAGGCCCGACTCCCGGACGATCCGCACGGCGGCCGCAACGGCGTCGTGCACTGATGCGTCGGTGGGACGCGATCCCCCTGCGGGCGTACCGGACGGGGCGACTGAAAATGCAAGCAACATAGGGCAAGTCTGCCATGTGGCCCAACCCGAAACGGGTCTGGTGAAGCCGGCGCAGCGTCACATACGTTGCTACCCTCCGGTAACCATGAGGGCTGCCTGCGGCATTGCTAACCTGAACGAATGAGCATTGCTGTCGTCCGCAAGCCACTACGCGCAGACGCTGCCCGGAATGTGGACAAGATCATCCTGGCCGCGCGCCAGTGCTTCCGCGAGCATGGGCCCGAGGTTCCCCTCCAGATCATCGCACTGACGGCAGGCGTTGGCCCGGCCACCCTGTTCCGGAACTTCGCCGACAAGGAGGAGCTGGTCCTGGCCGCCCTCAACCGGCAGCTCCGGGAGTCGGTGGACCCTGTGATGGCGGACGCGTTGGCGGACATCGACGCAACCGCGGGACTGCTGCGCGTCCTCGAGGCCATCATGGCCGCGGCCAGTGCCGACGCCAACCTGCTGGGCGCCGTTGCGGGCCGCCGCGAACTCCTCACCGGCATCACCGGCTCGCTGATGGATTCCATGAGTGTCCTGCTGGGCCGCGGCCAGGGTCAAGGCACCCTGCGTTCGGATATTTCCATGACTGACATGTTCCGCCTGCTCGCCATGCTGATCGGTGTCGTGGACACCATGGAGCCAGGTTCCGACGCCTGGCGCCGCCCGCTGGCACTGATCGAGGACGCCATCCGCACTGAACGGCCCCACCGTCCGTTGCCCGCGCATGTGCCGCTGCCCGCCCCGCAGCTGCAGGGTCCACAGTTCACCTGACACTTGTGCCCTCCCGCCGGACCACCACCACGGGCGCCCCATTGTTGGTGTCCAAACGTTGGATTAGACTCAGGTAGGGTTACGCAGCCAGCCTCTGAATCTTCTGAGGGAGCATGAGTGAAACACCTCCAGCGCAGCCAGTCCAACGCCATCGTCCGCCGATGAACCAGACCCACTTGTCCCAGGTTATCCACGACCCCCGCGGCCCGGAAGTGGTCCTTCCTTCCCTCGCAGCGGAGGACCTGGCCAATCTGCTGGACGCCCTCTACCAAAACCTCGACACTCCCACCCCGGTATTCGGTGCGCAGGCGTGGTACGAGCTGGCCGTCGAGGAAAGCGCCCGCCGGACCGGGTCGCCAGAGGATGAGCAAACCGCCTGACCGGCCTACGGCCCGGACCACGAGGGTGGCGGTGCCGGGCTGACGGTGAGCCCAATCAGCTGACGTCGCCCCCGGGGTTCCTTTGTTGAGGTTTGGTTTCTTCGGGCGTGTTCTCCTGCGGCCCGGCGCTGCCTTTCCCTTCCGCCGTGGGAGGCTCCTGGCCGTGCTTGTGAGGCTCATGATCGTAGTGATGGGGCACGTGCTCCTTGGCCTCCAACAGGTGCTGCTGCAGCTTCTCCTCGGCATCGCGGCGGCGCCGGGAAGTATCCCGCAGTTCCCGCGTCGATTCGGAGACAGTGGTGTCATAGACCGGCCGTGGCTTCGGGTCCGAAGCCTGGGGGTTGTCGGTTCCGCTATCCGGATCCGGGGTGTTGGGCTCTGGCTGTTCGTTCATCTTCTGTGACTCCTTTAGGCCGTAGCGACAGCCTCACGCAGATACACCGGCCGGCCATCAATCGTCCGGTTCCGTTTCCCGGTTTCGGAGTTCGGCCCGTACCGCCGCGTGCAGGGCGGCGATGTTTGCTTCCTGGCTGACGTCCAGCGCCAGTCTCATCCGCTCGGACAGTACGTCCAGGTCCTCCGGCGGCAGGTCTGCCAGGGACCGGAACCGGGTAAAGAAGCGCTTGACCGGAAGCCCGGCGCGCCAACCGTCACGTGCTGGACGGCGGGTTTTGCCGGGTCTCGCACCGGCTGGGTGCAGCCTTATTTCCATGGTCAGCGCTCTCATGAGAGTCCACGGCCAACTGCATAGCCAGGCCCATGCTATAACGCATATGAGCCGCACCACCAGTGTTCCGGCGTCGGTTTCACCAGATCGGCGGTCAGTTCCATCCGATGAGCCGCAGCAGGGCTGCGGCACCGGCTCCCACCACCACCACCAGCAGGAAGGGCGCCCGGAAAGCCAACGCGACGGCGGCGGCGGCCAGGGCTCCCAGCCGCGCGTCGGCGGCCAGCGTCTGGCCGGACGCCACAGTATTGACAATGGTCAGGGATGCCAGAAGTCCGATGGTCATGGTGCCGGCGATACGCGACATCCGGGGGTCCTTCAGCAGCTTCGCCGGGACGAAATAGCCCACCAGCTTCCACGCGTAGGCAAGGACGCACGCCAGCAACAACCAGATCCAGAGATTCATGCGCCCGCCTGCCCCGTCTGCCCGTGGCCGTCCCCCTTGCCGTCCCCGTGGCTGTCCCTCTGATTGTCCAGGTGCGCGTCCCGGTTTTTGCCCCGGCGCCCATGGTGCTCGTCGTAGGGATCCACATCCGGCTCCAGGCCTTCGTCACTGCGTCCGTGGCTGAACCAGCCGATCAGCGCAGCCACCACGGCGGCGATCAGGATGGGCACGCCTGCGGGAACGAACGGCACGGCTACAACCGTGGCGAGTGCGCACACCACGGCAATCGCCGCCGGTTCCCGCCCCTTGAGCCGCGGCCACAGCAGGGCCAGGAATGCGGCCACTGCCGCACCGTCCAGGCCCCACTGTTTGGGATCACCCAATCCGCTCCCGGCGAGGGCCCCCACGGCGGTGAACAGGTTCCAGAGAATGTAGATGCCAATCCCGGCCGTCCAAAAACCACGGCGTTGCTCGTCGGGGTCGGTCTGCCCGCTGCTGGTGGCGGTCGACTCGTCAATGGTGACTTGTGCGGCAACATACTTCCGCCAGCCCGTCGGATGCAGGAGCGCATTGAGCTGCATGCCGTAGATGCCGTTCCGCATGCCCAGCAACGTGGCTGCGCTCATGGCGGCAATTCCGGAGCCTCCGCCGGCCACCACACCGATGAACGCGAACTGGGAACCGCCGCTGAAAAGCAGCAGGCTGAGCGCCATGGTCTGCCAGAAATCAAGTCCTGAGGTGACGGACAGCGCGCCGAAAGACACTCCGTAGAGGCCGGTGGCGATGCTGATCGAGATTCCCACGCGCACGGCGGGCGAGGCGAGCAGCTTCACCGCCGTCGTCCCGGGTTCCGCAGGCTCCAAGCCCACAGGATGAGCGGCAGCTGAAGCGGAAACCGGACGGTATGGACCTTGCGCTGCATCGGGGACCCGGCGGAGCCATAGGCGCGGCGAAGTGCGTCCACGTGGCCGGCCAGGAATACCGTGAACATTCCAGTCACGGCGGTGGCGGTTGCCCGCCGTGTCACCGGGATCAGGAGGCCGACGGCGGCACCCGCCTCCAGCAGTCCGCTCACCGCAATCCATTCCTCCCGTGACATCACTGCCAGGGGCCGCCTACCGCCGTCGGGCGCTGGCACTTCGCGCCCCTCCCGCAACTCGCCGCCGGCACCTCGAGTCTCGCGGCACAGATAATCCGGGACCACCTGTTCGAAGAACCGTGGCTCGCGGAAGTGCTTCATGGCGCTGGTCATCAGCAGCGCGCTCATGGCCGCCGCGGAGACTGTTTGGGTGGCCCGGGCGGACCAGCGAAAAGGCATGGGTCCACTCAATCACAGCGCCGCCCCGGGGGCTAAACAGCAGCGGCTAAACAGCAGCGGCTGAACAGCAGCGGCTCAGGACGGCAGCTGGACCTGTTGCCCGCTCGATTGCAGCTGCGCCAGCACCCTGGCTGGTTTGTTCGTGGTGATCTCGTGGATTCCCAGCCCTTGGCAGAGCGCCACATCCCGCTCCGAATCAACGGTCCATACGCGGAAGCGGCGGCCGGACTCCAGCCAGCGCTGCACGGTCCGGGCGTGCTCGCGGACGTACATGATTCCGGGCCCCGCGAGTCCCACGTCGCACTCGTCGAGGATGCGTTCGCCTTCCAGCTGCGCCGCCTTCATCAGGTTGGCGATGGCGCCGCCAGCCAGGGGGCCGAGGCTCAGTTCGTCGCGGAGTTCGTCGACGTCGATGTCGTCCACCAGTTGGCAGAGGAATTCGGCCGGCACACTCCGGAGCAGGTGCTTTACGGAATCCGGGCTGAAGCTCATGAACGTCACCTGGATGTTGTCCACCGAGGAAGTTCCGGCGTCCCAGCCTTCGCCCCGGAGCACGTCCAGCACACGGTCTTCCAGTTTCAGCTGGTAAGGACTGGGGTGCTTGAGCTCGATTGCCAGGCCGATCGGCCGGCCAGCGCCACGCAGGATGTCCAGGAGTTGAGGGAGCGTGAGGAGCTGCTCTGACTTTGCGCCGTATTCCTCCGGGATCCGGGCGCCTTTCCAGGACGAAAAGTCCAGCAGCCGCAACTCCGCCAGTGTTCGGTCAGCAACAGGTCCGGTTCCGTCCGAGGTCCGGTCCAGGTTGGCGTCATGGAGCAGCACGGCGTGCTGGTCCCGGGTCAAGTGGACGTCGCACTCCACCCCGTCCGCGCCGTCGGCAATGGCCTGAAGGTAAGCGGCGCGCGTGTGTTCGGCAAATGCCGCGCTGGCGCCCCGGTGGGCAAAAACCAGTGGCCGTTCCGGCTCAGACTCCTCGAATGTCATGAGGACACGCTAGCGGACGCCGCCAGGCGGCTCGGCGCTAGGCTGGGCACATGCAGGTGAACTCTGAGCCAACTACCCTCCCGGACCCGTCCCGGCCCGCAGGCCCCGCGCCGCGGTCGCCCAAGGCGAGGGCCGCCGTCGTCGGTCATCAACTCAGCGCCGGGGACGCTGAAAAGGCGGCAGCGCTGCGGAAAATGAAGCTTGTGGCGCTGGGACTCCTCATTGCCATGGCCATCGTTTTTGTGTTCGCATTCGCGCTGCAGAAGGAGTATCCGTGGCTGCAGTACGTCCGGGCCGCGGCTGAGGGCGGCATGGTGGGCGCGCTGGCCGACTGGTTCGCCGTCACCGCGCTGTTCAAGTACCCCATGGGCATCAAGATCCCGCACACCGCCATTATCCCGCGCCGCAAGGACCAGATCGGGGCGTCGCTGGGCGAGTTTGTGGAGACCAACTTCCTGTCCGAGCAGGTGGTCCAGGAGAAGCTCGCTTCGGTGGACGTGGCGCGGAAGGCCGGCCAATGGCTCGCCGGTCCGGGTGGCGCCGAGCGCGTGGCGAAGGAGGGTGCCGCCGTCATCCGCGGTGCGTTCAAGGTGTTGAACGAC from Pseudarthrobacter sp. SSS035 carries:
- a CDS encoding AzlD domain-containing protein yields the protein MNLWIWLLLACVLAYAWKLVGYFVPAKLLKDPRMSRIAGTMTIGLLASLTIVNTVASGQTLAADARLGALAAAAVALAFRAPFLLVVVVGAGAAALLRLIGWN
- a CDS encoding thiamine-binding protein, producing MLLAFSVAPSGTPAGGSRPTDASVHDAVAAAVRIVRESGLPNQTDSMFTTIEGEWDEVFDVVKRATEAVGKFGSRVSLVIKADIRPGYKGELSAKVDRLEGALVDGS
- a CDS encoding TetR/AcrR family transcriptional regulator, whose product is MSIAVVRKPLRADAARNVDKIILAARQCFREHGPEVPLQIIALTAGVGPATLFRNFADKEELVLAALNRQLRESVDPVMADALADIDATAGLLRVLEAIMAAASADANLLGAVAGRRELLTGITGSLMDSMSVLLGRGQGQGTLRSDISMTDMFRLLAMLIGVVDTMEPGSDAWRRPLALIEDAIRTERPHRPLPAHVPLPAPQLQGPQFT
- a CDS encoding AzlC family ABC transporter permease — its product is MKLLASPAVRVGISISIATGLYGVSFGALSVTSGLDFWQTMALSLLLFSGGSQFAFIGVVAGGGSGIAAMSAATLLGMRNGIYGMQLNALLHPTGWRKYVAAQVTIDESTATSSGQTDPDEQRRGFWTAGIGIYILWNLFTAVGALAGSGLGDPKQWGLDGAAVAAFLALLWPRLKGREPAAIAVVCALATVVAVPFVPAGVPILIAAVVAALIGWFSHGRSDEGLEPDVDPYDEHHGRRGKNRDAHLDNQRDSHGDGKGDGHGQTGQAGA
- a CDS encoding glycerophosphodiester phosphodiesterase family protein translates to MTFEESEPERPLVFAHRGASAAFAEHTRAAYLQAIADGADGVECDVHLTRDQHAVLLHDANLDRTSDGTGPVADRTLAELRLLDFSSWKGARIPEEYGAKSEQLLTLPQLLDILRGAGRPIGLAIELKHPSPYQLKLEDRVLDVLRGEGWDAGTSSVDNIQVTFMSFSPDSVKHLLRSVPAEFLCQLVDDIDVDELRDELSLGPLAGGAIANLMKAAQLEGERILDECDVGLAGPGIMYVREHARTVQRWLESGRRFRVWTVDSERDVALCQGLGIHEITTNKPARVLAQLQSSGQQVQLPS